GCCAATGGGGCTCTCTCTGCAGAACCCCTCATTATCAAGGTCTCCACTGAATCAAGCCGGCCATCACGCTGTTATAAAGCAGCAACGTCCTGAAGCTGGAATTGCCAAATACATTGATTTCTGGAATCTATCTAACACTACGCTTTATCATGTCTATTTTTGCTCCCGCTCCAAAACCCCCCAGCCTTCTTGGCTACCACCGGGTCCTCTCGCCCACGGCCGGCGTGAAGGTGTCCCCGCTATGTCTTGGGGCTATGAACTTTGGTGATGCCTGGTACGCAGTCCCTGTTGTAGTGTATTGATCTAACATCATGAAAGGAAAGAGTTCATGGGCGAGTGCAACAAGGAGCAGACCTTTGCCCTCCTTGATGCCTTCTACGAAGCAGGTGGCAATTTCATCGATACGTATGTAGTCTCCTCCTTTAAAGTACCTTTCTAATTGCAACAGGGCAAACAACTATCAGTATGAAGAGAGCGAAACCTGGATCGGCGAGTGGCTGCAAAAGCGCGGAAACCGGGACCAGCTGGTGTACGCTCCCTCATCCCAACCAGTCTATTCAAATACTGATGATATGATGTAGAATCGCGACAAAATACACAACCGGCttccgcaacaaccaccgcgACACAGAACCCATCCAGTCCAACTTCGTCGGCAATTCATTCAAATCCATGCACGTCTCCGTCAAGAACAGCCTCAAGAAGCTGCAGACCGACTACATCGACATCCTCTACCTGCACTGGTGGGACTTCACCACCTCCATCGAGGAAGTCATGCACggcctcaacagcctcatcaCCTCAGGGAAAGTCCTGTACCTCGGTATCTCAGACACGCCCGCCTGGGTCGTCGTCAAGGCGAACGACTACGCGCGCGCAAACGGCCTGCGCCCGTTCTCGGTGTACCAGGGGAAGTGGAACGCCGGGTATCGCGAtatggagagggagattATCCCCATGTGTCGGGACCaggggatggggattgcGCCGTGGGGACCGCTGGGTGGGGGAAAGTTCAAGACTGCTGAGGCGAGGAAGGCTGCGCAGGGGGATTCGAGTAACAGGGGGGCGCAGCTGAGTGAGACGGATGTGAAGATTTCGGATGCTTTGGAGAAggttgcgaagaagaagggggggACACTGCATGCTGTGGTAAGTTAGATGCCCTCATTCTATGGCCCATCTAACGAGACAGGCACTCTCATACGTGATGCACAAGGCGCCCTATGTATTCCCCATTGTTGGCCAGCGCAAGGTGGAGCATCTCAAGGCAAATATTGAGGCTTTGAGTATCAGTCTTTCCAGCGAGGAGCTGGCTGAGATTGACGCCGCAGCGGACTTTGATGTTGGATTCCCCAtgaacttcatcttcaggGACTACTCGACCATCAACACTGCGTCGGATGTCTTCCTGACCCAGGCGACTGCTCATATCGATGTGCCTCCGCATGCTCCACCTGTCCAGAACAGACAGAGTTTGTAGATTAGCCTAGGTTCGGTATCATGGAGATTCTTATCTAGTTTCCATAGAAATCAGTAGATCAGCTAGCTAGAAACTCTGATGTAACTGGTAGCTGTATATGCTATATCCATTAATATCCATATACTACAACTCACTCCCTCTCATCTTCACCAACCGCGGAAACAGCTTCAGCGCATTCCCATAATTAATCATATTCCTCAACTTTTGATCCATCTCATacccctccaactcctccaaaAACGCCGGATACGCCGTAACCGGCGCATACGGAAAGTCACTCCCATACAGGATATGCTCATGCGGAACCATCTTCAAGAGCATATCCAGCACCTGCGGCGCCGAACTCAACGCCAGATCAAAGTAGAAACTGCGAAACGCTTCCATGGCTTTATCATGCGTTGTGCCCATACGGTGCGAGACTGCAAAGTCCGGAGCTTTCTTCATGGGCGTTGTCACCCGCGAGATTAGGTACGGGAGGGCTCCGCCTGCGTGGGATAGTATGACCTTGCAGTCTGGGTACTTGAGCCTGGTACCATTCGTGATCATGTCCATTGCCGTACGGGTAGTTTCATGCGGATAGTCGATGGCCGGCTGTGGGAGTTTGGGATTAACAGGGTTCGTATCGACCGGGTGCGTGGggtggatgaagacgacaCATCCTCGCCTATTTAGCTCTGCCCAGATGGGCTCTATGTCTGGATGGCCGAGGTACGTATTCGACGAGCCATAGCGGGTGAATAGCGTGACTCCATCAGCATGCAGGGTATCCAGCCCGTATGCGATCTCGGCGAGGGCGTCCTGCGTGTCCAGAATATTGGGCAGCGATACGAAAAAGGCGAACCGCTCGGGCTCTTTATTGCGCAGGTCTGCGGAGTATTCGTTCATCTGGCGTGCGAGCTGGGCTCGGCCTTGACGATCTGGGAGAATGCATGCTCCTGGGGCTGTCACGGAGAGGACAGCGATCTGCACGCCAACGCGCTTCATCAGCAGCTTCGACGCGAGCGGGCTCCAGTGAGGCGTTGGCCAGCCGCTGGGGTCGCCTCCTTGGTCTTCGACTGCTGTTTTCAGTTAGCGGAGTGTCTTGAGCAAGTAGTATAGCCTACCCTTGGCGTAGAATGGAGGGACGCAGTGGTGGTGGGTATCGATCTTGTTCACTGGGGGGCTGTGGCTCCACCCAACAGCCTTGTCCCGGAGCCAGTCAAGGGCGCGCTCGGTCATTGTGCTGTGGTGGCTAGTGTTGCTAAGGTGAACGAGCAGGAGAAGTGCGACAAAGGACAGGAGTATGGCTAGCATGGTGGTATCGTCATGGCATAGTTGGTCCCACAGCTCTTAATAATGTTGTCACGGAACTGTTCCGGGGACCACTCACCGTCGGGTGGGATCCGGCCGTCCTATCCGGTGCACTACCTGATACTGGGATACGGATGTGCGAGGTGGGGTTAATATGCATAATGGGCCTTTGCAGCATCCTTGTCTATCGGGCTGCAGCCGGCGTTAAAAGTCGTATATCGCATCTTGTCTGTACGGGGACATCCAATCCAGCAAGACACCATGGGCAGCATATTCGCAGCTGCCGAAGCATATCCAATCAGCGCGACCATCGTAGCCATAGCAGCATGCCTAGTGACAATCGCCCTCACCATTCGAGAGGTATTCACCCCAGTTGGGAAACGGAGACCACCCCCTGGGAAGACATGGAAACTCCCTCATGGCCCTCGAGGGGTCCCAATACTCGGCAACCTCCTTCTACTTCGCAGGGCACGCGATGATCAAGACTTTAAACTGGTGCGTGGGAATCATGTACACCGATATCAAACAGAAGAAGTGGCTCACCGGATACACTACAGCACAGCGACCTCGCCAAATACGGCGAGATGACTACTCTCCACCTCGGATCAAAGACCTGGGTTCTGCTCAATAGCAAACGCGTTGTCAGTGAAGTCATCGCTAAACGCGGCGCCCTCACAAATGGCAGGAGTCCCATGCCTATTGCCAGTGGGATTGTGAGCCGCAACGCACGttccctcctccttccccccTCGGGGTGGACAGAGAAACGACGGGTGATGCACTCGCTGCTTAGCGGGACTGCATTGAAGCAGTACGGATCGTGGCAGGAGCTCGAAAGCACGCAGATGCTTGCAGAGTACCTGTTCCAGCCGGAGAGGTGGTACCGCCATCATTATCGCTACGCAAACTCCGTCGTGCATCGCATTGCACTCGGGGAGCGACTGACCAAGACGGGGAGAGAGCTGGCTGATCTACAAGATGTCGTCACGCACTTCGTTGGCAGCATCGGCTCCAGCCTGGTTGACTGGTTTCCTGAACTTGATAGGCTTCCCCGTGTTCTCCAGCCATGGCGGAAGTACTGGGAGAGGCTTGGTGACTGGAACGAGGAGGTCTACAGAGCGTGGTGGATTCCGGTCAGGGAAAAGGTAGAGCAGGGCACAGCGCCTCCGTCTTGGGTTCGTGATGTCCTTCTGCACCCAGACACCAAGTTTACCGGCGACGACCAGGAGGCCATGTATGTCGCTCTGCAACTTCTCGAGGCGGGGTCCGATACGACCAGAGAGGCATTGAACATCTTCGCAATGGCGGCCCTTTGCTATCCTGACAAGTTCCAGAAAGCGAGGGCAGAGGTGGATCATATATGTAACTCTGGAGGAAATGCCCGTCTGCCAGGGATTGGTGACCTCGAGCAAATGCCCTACATCTGCGCGATGATCAAGGAGCTCCTGCGCTGGAGGCCTATTTTCCCCTTTACCCCGGACCATGTGCTCACGTCCGACATGGAGTTTGAGGGTTATCATTTCCCGGCAGGCGTTGGGTTTGTGATCAACGAGATCCCAGTGTGCAACGAATGCGACGACCCAGAGGAGTTTAAGCCCGAGCGATGGCTGGACGGGCATGAGGCCGACCCAGCACATGGGCTTTGGCAGTTTGGCGGAGGTCGTCGTATTTGCGTTGGGTATAGACTGGCGTTCAGGGGACTGTTCATCAATGTGGCACGTTTAGTGTTTTGCTACGACTATGCAGCAGTAAGTCAACGAGCAGTGCAGGGGCAGAATATGAACTGACATATAATGATCTACTAGGCTGGGTCATACGACCCAAACCGCTTGAACCACCACAGAACCGACGAGCCTTTCCCGGTCAAGGTGACTCCTAGGAGTGAGCAACACGTCGGCTTAATCTTGGACGAAGCAGCCTTACTGCAGGTTCTGGACGACGCAAAGCGGATATAAAATTCGTCGGCTAGATAGTGCATTATAGAAGGACCCGAGTGTTGTTATGCTCGAATCACAAGATAGTATTACGGTGCTGGGCTAGTTGGAAATCTATATACCTAGTTTACTTCAAACAAGCTATAACGAAGTCTGCAATTGCCCTTGTCGTTACACTGGGAGGCCTTCCAGCTGAGAAATCCATCAATGGCCCATCGTGCGCTTCGTTTGCCATGTACAGGGCAACCTCGCCCTGACTCTTTCTCTTCAGCATCCTGCCCAGCTGCTGGACATGGTCGCTGAAGACCTCCTCGTAGCCACCAGTCACGAGAATACGATCCACAGCCTTGAGACTGTCCCACCAGCTTTCCGGAACATCGAGGGCCATTCCCCAGCCATTCCCAGCACAGATCTCGTCGTTCCAGGGAGAATACTCGACAAGATAGAGTCCCCATTTTTCCACGACTTCCCTACTAAGAACATCGGCACTAAACCATCTTTTGTAGGAGGGCGTACTAAAGTTGAAGGATGATAGCGGCGACACAAGGAAACACCCTTTGACTGGGCCGTTTAGGTCGAAACCATTCTCTGCAGACTGAGATGGATACTGGCGGTGGAGATGAGCCATGAGGCCAAGCGACAGGTGGCCGCCTGCAGAGTCGCCACCGAAGACAATCTACAGAAAAGTTAGATTTGATTTGATGGAGACAGCCGACATACATCAGATGGTCTATATCCGTTATCCAATAGATGGTTCAGTGCGAAAATTCCCTGGGTCATTTGTCTGGGATATGGGTTTGTCGGAACCAGGTCTGAACAGTAAGTATATGCTTCATTACTTCCTCTTCGGTAATACGAACCGTACTCCAGGATGCACACGCTCAGCTCTATTCCAGCATTGGCTGCCTCGATCCTGATATATGCCATCCAGTCCAGGTGTCCTTTAGCAAGCGGCATCACATATCCACCACCTTCGACCTTAGCAGTGGTTCATCAATGGCGCACTATgaatagaatattataccgtggaagaaaagaacaaCTTTATCCGACTTTCTTGGTCCTAGCCAGAGCAGGCGAGTGGCATTATCAGCAGGCAAGATATCCACCGCACGGCTGGCTCCATGAGACAAGACCCATGCATCATATACGTCGATAGTGGATGGCAGCATTGCCTGCAGCTGCTCTGGGGGAGTTTTGACCATCAGCGCACCAGCAAACCCATTCCATATGGCCGGGGCTAGAGGTAGTCTTTTGAACCCTGCACGGATAATAGCGCCTGGGATTCTGAATGCTGCTGATGGCAGGACATAGAAGATGAGGGTAGATAGAAAACGCCACTCCGCGAAGGCGGGCATCTCGGTATTCATCTATTGGCACTCACAGGTGCAGATGTAGCATGGACTAGATAACCATAATATATTCGTAATCATATTGAACGGAATGGGCCGAGAGTCCGGAATGCTTCCGGTAGAGGAACCAACAATCGTCCTGGCTCCACCAATGCATCCAATAGTTTTCAATCTCAAACTCTGGCTAATCATTCTATTGGATTCCACATGTCAATCCCGCACAGACGTGCGTGACGTGTAACCGGAACACTCCCGGCTCTCGATCTTTCATACTCCTGTGAGGTTGGCTTTTTATCAGCCTTCCAGACATTGCCCTACAGAATGCCACCAAAAGCTGCCGCTGAGTCGAAGCGTCGCAGTACTCCGCGAAGAAAGGTTGCTCTGGCCTGCGACTCGTgcagagagaagaagatccggtGCGATGGGAACAAGCCCATCTGTGGGCCATGCACCAGACGGGCGTATCGGATCGACCAGTGCGTCTACAGCTCGGATAACGCCCGGTCTGCCAGCAGAGACGAGTGAGCATGATCCATGCATGGACGAGTCAAGCCCTAACGCAGCATAGATATTTTCAGACCCTTTGTCAGCGAATCAGAGGACTGGAAGACGCCTGTTTGAGGGCCGGGGTCTCTATCGACTCATCGGATCCCCAGACTCGATGTGAACTCAGAGATCCCAGCAGACACGGTAGAGACCCAGCTGAGGACAGTCCACAACCTGTCGAGACTGCTGGACTAAATCCAGTCACACCGGGGCATCCGGTGCCAAACGGACAGAGTGACAGGGCAAATAGCCAGTCTGGATCCGTAGAAGAGACTGCGGAGAGTACCCAAAATGCAGCCTACGAATCGCCGTTGTTCGACGATGGGGGAGGCCACATTACGGGCATGGGCCAGATTACAGCCCTGGACGATGGAGCCAGGCGCCAGTCGTCTCGATTTCAATTCTATGGCAGTTCTTCCACAGCCTCGCTCATGCGGTTTGCCTGGCAGTCGATGCCTTCGCAGCCAGTGAATTCTTCGTGCCCCGAACGTATGTCCAGTACTCTCCAGGATACTTTCACTGAGTACCGGTTCGACGATTTTGCGCTGCCACCGCGCACACTGGCAGACCACCTCGTCGGCTGCTTTTTCAGCCACGTCTACACCCTCTATCCATTCTTCGACCGTCCCGCATTTGAAGCGGCATATAGAAATCTGTGGCGTGCTGAGGATGAGGCGGCGGTCCCTCTCACAGACCTGAGAATTGGACTGGGTTCAGCCGCAGAATCTGGGCCTAGATCAATCCTCTTCCATTGTGCATTAAATTATATCTTTGCCTTGGGCTGTCAGTTTGCGGATATTGCCCCGGAGGAAGTCGAGCACGTTGCGAACTCCTTCTTCCTTCGAGGGAAGCGGTTTATTGGACTCGATTTGCTTGACATCAATACCCTTGGTGTGGTTCAGACTTTACTGATCACGGCACTTTTTCTGCAGAGCTCTCCCTATcccagccgctgctggcaTTCCGTCGGGGTTGCTTGCAGGGTTGCCCTGGGCCTAGGACTGCATGAGTCGGATACCCTTGCCACCTTGACGCCTTTGGAGTCTGATATTCGGCGCCGAACCTGGCATGGCTGTGTGATGATGGATGTGTAAGCCCGACCCTAATTCCAGTTCCTCTTGCTCTGCCCTAATTCTTAACTGCAGCACTCTGAGCATGACATATGGCAGACCAACCATGACGACTCATCTggctcctcttccccctccgGATGGTTTCGATACCTCCCGTCCAGACGGGCCCAGTAACTGGACACTGATGGCATTCTATACTGAGGCCATTAAGCTTTACGGTATCCTAGACAGAATACTATCTGATGTATACTCCGCTTGGCGTGGCCGGTCATGCCAGGGTCAATCACAGTCCCCGACGAGGAGCCTGGGAGGCCTAGACGTCGTCCTTGAGATCGAACGACAACTCACTCTATTCGAGGCCAATCTTCCGTCGTTCCTTAAGTGGAACTCGGGCATGCATTCAGATAGAGGCCTGGGTCAGGCAATTTCTCAGCAGAGAAATGTTCTTCATGCGAGGTACAATGCCCGACCCTTTCGGCGGTATCTGAGTATAGGTCCTGATATTTATACAGATACGTGCATCTCCACCTCCTTCTACATCGTCCTATCTTCACCCAGCTGTACTCGGAACGAGTACGCGAGCGCGAGTCCACAGGTGAGAGCAACTCACAAGAGAGCCCGGCTGCTCAGAACCTCGCAACTCGGCGCACCTTGTACTCGTCTATGGCTACCAAGTCTGCAACGGCCTGCGTGATGGCAGCGATTGACCTCACGCACCTCGTCCACGAGACCTACCACACCAATGCGACTGATGCATGGTGGTACAATGGATTCTGTATGCGCCCATGGCCCGTCATTTCTATTTAACAATCTGTATTAATTCCAGTCTAGATGTGTCAACCGCCGCAATAGTCCTCCTCATGTCCTTCTCCGCCCCGTCAATGCTCCGTCCATCCGCCATGGATAAAGCCCGAGAAGCCTGGAGAGAAGCAACAAGCGTTCTAGAGTCCATGGCTACAGTGAGCGTGTCCGCAAGCAACACACTCCGATTCCTCCGTGCTGCGTATCGCCAGGCGGTTTCCGGTTATGGTGACGTCCAACAAACAGAAGCAGGGGATCGCGCTGCCAATTCTAATTGTAATTCTGCTTCGTTTCAGTTGCATCTGAATGACATGGGCCAAACTCATGATCCGTTTGATCACCCAGATCATGACCTAATGCAAGTGCCGTTTTTCAATTGGGAGGAATATGTGGCGAATATGGGACAAGGGCAGGGACAGGGGCTGGATGATTTAGGGTTCTTGACGAGGCTCGACTTTCCTGATACTTTAAGTTAAGACTGGatcttatttcttttttttggaaTGGACGGCTAAGGGAGTTCTATTAGCTAGGGCAGTCAATATATTGTTGaacagtatatatatatccatcaGGCTTGAGCTTTATCTTTCTCCGTCTTCGCTCATtcagccttcttcaccttcggcCTATCCCACCCCACAACATCCGTCCCATGAATCCAGTCCATCAACCCAATAGTCCCATAATTAACGCGGAATTTCTCATGGTGCAAATCGTGCAGTTCGGCCGGCGGCAATTTCAAAAGGTCATACCCGCTATggtccgccgcagcctcccaTAGCTCAAAGGTCACAAAGCCCATGATAGACAGGAAGTGCGCACCTTTTAGATATAAAGGCAGTGAAACCGGTAGGACGTTTGCGAGGATATGCTCGACCGGGTGTGCGTACTCGGCTGCGAATGCCACGGGCGTGATGTACTTGTGGTGCATTTTGTGGATATAGACATAGATTCTCGGGTGGTGCAGAGCGCGGTGGATGTAGTAGAACGAGACTTCCCTTGCTAGGAGACCGAAAGCGAAGTCCACGATAAACTCTGTCCAAGGGGGCACGATTGGATCTAGATTCAGAGTCGCGTGGTCCAGGCCAGCGAACCAGACCAGCATGCCATGGAGGGCTACTACCCAGACGTGGTTGAACAGAGTCACTTTGACACAGTGCAGGATTTGCTGGCGAGTTGGTTGTCGGCGGGCATCTTGGATTTTGTGGCGCTGGGAGAATTTTGGAAATACAGTGTCGATGAACATGTATAGCGTTGctgggatgatgaagccgaCGATTTGAGTGATAATTGAGCCCGTCAGTTCGATTGTGCCTGGCTTGTAGGTTGTTATGATATGGTCCCAGGCGGCCTGCAGCTTGTAGTGGAGATCCATGATTTGGTGCTGGGAAGATGGGATTTCGCTGGACTATTTCGCTGGACTATTTCGCTGGACTATTTCGCTGTCTGCTGGTATTATATCTCTGGAGGAGACGGAGCTGTTCCAGACTCATATGAATCAATATCTAGCATGATAGAACAAGGCCGGAACTGACCCGAACAGTCTCTTAACTAGGGCATTTACACATGTCTTCATGCGGGAGAGCTCCGGCATCACATGCAGGACGCTTTCATGATTCTACTTAAACCTGCCCATGGCAGAATCCAATATATCGTGATCCAATCTATGTAAACCAGCCATGACTTCGAAATCTGTTGATGCTCCCTCTTACAGCCAGGTAGCCTGTGTTGGTGCAGGGCTATCGGCCGTGGCTCTAGGAGCAACACTGAAGAGATGGTATGACCTGGAAGATATTCAGTTCTTCGAGCGACATCCCAACAGTGGTGGAACATGGTACATCAACACCTATCCTGGTCCGGGTCCCTTTCCCTCTCTACGTCTCCTACTCATACCAACTCACCCCGAACAGGATGCGCCTGCGATGTGCCGAGCGCACTGTacagcttctccttcgcacTCAACCCCAACTGGACAAGGCTCATGCCCTCAAACACTGAAATCAAAGAGTATGTCGACAACGTGGTCGACACCTACAACCTCCGTCGCAAGATGACCTTCGGAACGGAAGTAGTCCGCAGTGTCTGGCGCGAGGATGCAAGTCGCTGGCTTCTATACCTCCGAGACCTGAGTTCCGGGCGCGAATACACCCACGAGTGCCAGATCCTCTTTGCAGCAACAGGGCAGCTCGTCGAGCCACGGCCGTGTGAGATCCCTGGTGCCGCCGACTTCCACGGGAGTATCTTCCATTCAGCGCGGTGGGATCACAGCGTGGACCTCCAGGGGAAGAATATTGTTGTGATCGGGAATGGCTGTACGTACCAACCCACCTTAGGAATATACATCCATATCTGATGATGCTAGGCACTGCTGCACAGATTGTCCCGGACCTGGTAAACGAGGCAAATATAAAGTCTCTCACGCAGGTTATCCGGACAAAGCACTGGATATTTCCTGCCCCGAACTTCACCTACCCACGGGTCTTGCAATGGATCTTCCGCTATGTTCCATTTGCAATGAAGCTGCACCGACTCCATATCTTCTTGATTGCCGAGAATGACTTTCGCTTGTTTCCAATGACCAAAGGAGCTGCGAAGCTGCGAGAGAAGCGGCGAAAGCAGGTCGAGAAATACATGCGCGAGGCAGGCCCAGAGAAATATCACGACCTCCTGATTCCGGACTTTGATGTAGGATGCAAGGTATGTAACTATTTGTATCCTTTCAATATACGCTTGGATAGATGCTTTAACATATGCTAATTTACAACTTGCAGAGGCGAATATTCGACCCCGGCTACCTGGACTCTCTACACAGCGACAAGCTCTCTTTAACTGACGCGAAGACCGAAGAGATTACCGCAGACGGCCTCAAGACAGACAAAGGCTTCATTCCGGCGGACGTTA
Above is a window of Aspergillus puulaauensis MK2 DNA, chromosome 2, nearly complete sequence DNA encoding:
- a CDS encoding sterol desaturase family protein (COG:I;~EggNog:ENOG410PSVU;~InterPro:IPR006694;~PFAM:PF04116;~TransMembrane:3 (o29-50i71-95o115-133i);~go_function: GO:0005506 - iron ion binding [Evidence IEA];~go_function: GO:0016491 - oxidoreductase activity [Evidence IEA];~go_process: GO:0008610 - lipid biosynthetic process [Evidence IEA];~go_process: GO:0055114 - oxidation-reduction process [Evidence IEA]); protein product: MDLHYKLQAAWDHIITTYKPGTIELTGSIITQIVGFIIPATLYMFIDTVFPKFSQRHKIQDARRQPTRQQILHCVKVTLFNHVWVVALHGMLVWFAGLDHATLNLDPIVPPWTEFIVDFAFGLLAREVSFYYIHRALHHPRIYVYIHKMHHKYITPVAFAAEYAHPVEHILANVLPVSLPLYLKGAHFLSIMGFVTFELWEAAADHSGYDLLKLPPAELHDLHHEKFRVNYGTIGLMDWIHGTDVVGWDRPKVKKAE
- a CDS encoding flavin-containing monooxygenase (COG:P;~EggNog:ENOG410PFFN;~InterPro:IPR025700,IPR036188;~PFAM:PF13450;~TransMembrane:1 (o513-531i)), producing MTSKSVDAPSYSQVACVGAGLSAVALGATLKRWYDLEDIQFFERHPNSGGTWYINTYPGCACDVPSALYSFSFALNPNWTRLMPSNTEIKEYVDNVVDTYNLRRKMTFGTEVVRSVWREDASRWLLYLRDLSSGREYTHECQILFAATGQLVEPRPCEIPGAADFHGSIFHSARWDHSVDLQGKNIVVIGNGCTAAQIVPDLVNEANIKSLTQVIRTKHWIFPAPNFTYPRVLQWIFRYVPFAMKLHRLHIFLIAENDFRLFPMTKGAAKLREKRRKQVEKYMREAGPEKYHDLLIPDFDVGCKRRIFDPGYLDSLHSDKLSLTDAKTEEITADGLKTDKGFIPADVIILATGFQTNKFIPYMDVVGRHGENVSQHWTKYDGPAAYNCSVLSGFPNFFMLLGPNAATGHTSAMMAAENSINYALRVLKPVLDGDAVSVDLKPKSERDYVYWVQDALNKRVWNAGCVSWYLNDKKWNSMSYPWTQGHYWWRSLFPTWSDWDIKKATKPSSGESWRILVLALLCIGVLGTTQYPRMQMCLELIETYSARVPSSILSR